A genomic stretch from Flavobacterium nitratireducens includes:
- a CDS encoding bifunctional 3-deoxy-7-phosphoheptulonate synthase/chorismate mutase type II translates to MENKKEMRNWLNAFNLSHPFVIAGPCSAETEEQVLKIAHELKNSDVSVFRAGIWKPRTRPGGFEGIGEIGLKWLKKAKEETGLLMGTEVATAAHCKLALEYDIDVLWVGARTTANPFAVQEIADTLAGTDKIVLVKNPVNPDMALWLGGVERLHMAGIKNLGVIHRGFSTYEKTKYRNIPEWQIAIELQNKFPDLPLIIDPSHITGNRNMILEVTQEALDLNYDGMIIETHIDPDNAWSDAAQQVTPDALKQILKDLKIRKVSGDSDFEAKMTKLRANIDVLDANLLDLLGKRMKVADEIGQVKKDNNVAVLQNTRWNEIQEKMVAEGAKKGLSEEFITKLFKSIHQESIEHQEKIING, encoded by the coding sequence ATGGAAAACAAGAAAGAAATGAGAAATTGGTTGAACGCATTCAATTTGTCTCATCCATTTGTGATCGCAGGACCTTGTAGTGCTGAAACAGAAGAGCAAGTATTGAAAATTGCTCACGAATTAAAAAATTCTGATGTAAGCGTATTTAGAGCAGGAATTTGGAAACCAAGAACACGTCCAGGAGGATTTGAAGGAATTGGAGAAATTGGATTGAAATGGTTGAAGAAAGCTAAAGAAGAAACAGGACTTTTAATGGGGACTGAAGTAGCTACTGCTGCTCACTGTAAATTAGCTTTAGAATATGATATTGATGTATTATGGGTAGGTGCTCGTACAACAGCGAACCCTTTTGCAGTTCAAGAAATTGCTGATACATTAGCAGGAACTGATAAAATTGTATTAGTTAAAAACCCTGTAAACCCAGATATGGCTTTATGGTTAGGTGGTGTTGAGCGTTTACACATGGCTGGAATCAAAAATTTAGGAGTTATTCATAGAGGTTTCTCTACTTATGAGAAAACAAAATACAGAAACATTCCTGAATGGCAAATTGCTATCGAATTGCAAAATAAATTCCCTGATTTGCCATTAATTATCGATCCATCTCATATTACAGGTAATCGTAACATGATTCTTGAAGTAACACAAGAAGCTTTAGATTTAAACTACGATGGTATGATTATCGAAACGCATATTGATCCAGATAATGCTTGGTCTGATGCTGCACAACAAGTTACTCCTGATGCTTTGAAACAAATCTTGAAAGATTTGAAAATTAGAAAAGTAAGCGGAGATAGCGATTTTGAGGCTAAAATGACAAAATTAAGAGCTAATATCGATGTATTAGACGCTAATTTGTTAGACCTTTTAGGTAAAAGAATGAAAGTAGCTGACGAAATTGGTCAAGTGAAAAAAGACAATAACGTAGCTGTTTTACAAAATACTCGTTGGAATGAAATCCAAGAAAAAATGGTTGCTGAAGGTGCTAAAAAAGGATTATCGGAAGAGTTTATTACTAAACTATTCAAGTCGATTCACCAAGAAAGTATCGAACACCAAGAAAAAATTATCAACGGATAA
- a CDS encoding prephenate dehydrogenase: MKVFVIGIGLIGGSMVLDIKAHYPEATIYGIDTNEKHLQQALELGVIDKAATMDDLAIADFVIVSVPVNVALGLLPKVLDLINDNAIVLEVGSTKNPICEVVATHSRRRNFIATHPIAGTEFSGPSAALRDLFKGKTNIICEVEKTAFKLQEKALEVFKTLGMRIRYMDPKSHDKHIAYVSHLSHISSFMLGKTVIDKEKDEQDIFDMAGSGFESTVRLAKSSPAMWTPIFEQNKAQVLESLEEYISNLTKFKDLLVQDNYQSIYDEMASVNKIKEILNGISVKK, from the coding sequence ATGAAAGTATTTGTAATAGGAATTGGATTAATAGGAGGTTCGATGGTTTTAGACATCAAAGCACATTATCCAGAAGCTACAATTTACGGGATTGATACAAACGAGAAGCATTTGCAACAAGCATTAGAGTTAGGTGTTATTGATAAGGCTGCTACAATGGATGATTTAGCAATTGCTGATTTTGTCATTGTCTCGGTTCCAGTAAATGTGGCTCTTGGCTTATTACCTAAAGTGCTTGATTTGATCAATGATAATGCGATTGTATTAGAAGTGGGTTCGACTAAAAATCCTATTTGTGAAGTGGTAGCTACACATTCAAGAAGAAGAAATTTTATTGCGACTCACCCAATAGCCGGAACCGAATTTTCTGGACCTTCGGCAGCATTGAGGGATTTGTTTAAAGGAAAAACAAATATCATTTGTGAAGTAGAAAAAACAGCTTTCAAATTGCAAGAAAAAGCGTTGGAAGTTTTTAAAACCTTAGGAATGCGTATTCGTTATATGGATCCTAAGTCGCATGATAAGCATATAGCTTATGTTTCGCATCTGTCGCATATTAGTTCTTTTATGTTAGGTAAAACGGTAATTGATAAGGAGAAAGATGAACAAGATATTTTTGATATGGCAGGTTCCGGTTTTGAAAGCACGGTGCGTTTAGCTAAAAGTTCGCCAGCCATGTGGACGCCTATTTTTGAACAAAATAAGGCTCAAGTTTTGGAATCATTAGAAGAGTATATTTCTAATTTGACAAAATTCAAAGATTTGTTAGTTCAGGATAATTATCAGTCGATATATGATGAGATGGCGAGTGTGAATAAAATAAAGGAAATATTAAACGGCATAAGCGTTAAAAAATAG
- a CDS encoding pyridoxal phosphate-dependent aminotransferase, with amino-acid sequence MITTANRLNTVEEYYFSSKLREVRQLASEGKPIINMGIGSPDLAPSQAVIDAVTLAIQEENAHGYQSYQGLPELRKSIADFYMNNFQVSLNSNTEILPLMGSKEGIMHISLAFLNEGDQVLIPNPGYPTYTSVTNLVGAEAVYYDLKESNNWEPDFEALEKLDLSKVKLMWIGYPHMPTGARGSLSLFEKLVAFAKKNNILLVNDNPYSFVLNDSPMSLLQVEGAKEVALELNSLSKTFNMAGWRVGMVSGNAELIDAVLRVKSNMDSGMFYGIQKGAIEALKSDKSWFDSMNEIYKKRRVLTEQLAEKLGCKVYKEGVGLFVWAKLPEGIQSAEEFIDTILHEKYIFIAPGTIFGSNGEGYIRFALCVKEEKVQEAIDRF; translated from the coding sequence ATGATTACAACAGCCAATAGATTAAATACCGTTGAGGAATACTACTTTTCATCGAAGTTAAGAGAAGTGAGACAATTAGCTTCAGAGGGAAAACCAATTATCAATATGGGAATTGGAAGTCCTGACTTAGCACCTTCTCAGGCGGTTATTGATGCTGTAACTTTGGCAATTCAAGAGGAAAATGCTCATGGGTATCAAAGTTATCAAGGATTACCTGAGTTGCGTAAAAGCATAGCTGATTTTTACATGAATAATTTTCAGGTGAGCTTAAATTCGAATACGGAGATTTTACCTTTAATGGGGTCTAAAGAAGGTATTATGCATATTTCATTGGCTTTCTTAAACGAAGGAGATCAGGTTTTGATTCCTAATCCCGGATATCCTACCTATACTTCGGTTACGAATTTAGTAGGAGCAGAAGCTGTGTATTATGATTTGAAAGAAAGTAATAATTGGGAGCCTGATTTTGAAGCATTAGAAAAATTAGATCTGTCTAAAGTGAAATTAATGTGGATAGGTTATCCGCATATGCCTACAGGCGCCAGAGGAAGTTTATCCTTGTTTGAAAAGTTAGTAGCTTTTGCTAAGAAAAACAACATACTATTAGTGAATGACAATCCGTATAGTTTTGTTTTGAACGATAGTCCGATGAGTTTGCTACAGGTTGAAGGTGCTAAAGAAGTAGCTTTGGAGTTAAATTCCTTAAGCAAGACTTTTAACATGGCAGGATGGAGAGTTGGAATGGTTTCTGGAAATGCCGAATTGATTGATGCGGTTTTAAGAGTTAAAAGTAATATGGATAGTGGAATGTTCTATGGAATCCAAAAAGGTGCTATCGAAGCTTTAAAAAGTGATAAATCATGGTTTGATTCCATGAATGAAATTTATAAAAAACGCCGAGTTTTAACCGAACAATTGGCTGAAAAATTAGGATGTAAAGTGTATAAAGAAGGAGTTGGATTGTTTGTTTGGGCAAAATTACCGGAAGGAATCCAATCGGCAGAGGAGTTCATCGATACGATTTTACATGAGAAATATATTTTTATCGCACCGGGAACTATTTTTGGTTCTAATGGAGAAGGATATATTCGATTTGCATTATGTGTGAAAGAAGAAAAAGTACAAGAAGCAATAGATAGATTTTAA
- a CDS encoding prephenate dehydratase gives METKIAIQGILGSFHHQVAQEYYGQDVVVDECLSFDELVDSLLTGKSNQAVMAIENSIAGPIIPNYALIDKNNLHIIGEHYLSIHQNLMALKGQTIEDIKEVYSHPMALLQCMDYLKQYPHIKLVEDKDTAETARRIQQNQLKGVAAIASKVAAEMYGLEILAPEIQTIKNNMTRFVIINKENSFVPENEINRASMKFELDHKRGSLAAVLNVMSDCKMNLTKIQSLPKIETPWKYSFFVDVTFENYEDFAKAKSLLAIMAEYFKILGEYRNTKPLLK, from the coding sequence ATGGAAACAAAAATTGCGATACAAGGTATTTTAGGGTCTTTTCATCATCAGGTGGCTCAGGAGTATTATGGACAAGATGTAGTAGTAGATGAGTGTCTTTCTTTTGATGAATTAGTAGATAGTTTGTTGACAGGAAAGTCAAATCAAGCAGTAATGGCAATTGAAAATTCTATCGCTGGTCCCATTATTCCTAATTATGCCTTAATCGATAAAAATAACTTGCACATTATTGGTGAACATTATTTGAGTATTCATCAAAATTTAATGGCTTTGAAAGGTCAAACAATTGAGGACATTAAAGAAGTGTATTCACATCCGATGGCATTGTTACAATGTATGGATTATTTAAAACAATATCCCCATATTAAGCTAGTTGAAGATAAGGATACGGCTGAAACGGCTAGAAGAATTCAGCAAAACCAATTAAAAGGAGTTGCTGCCATTGCGAGTAAAGTTGCCGCTGAGATGTATGGTTTAGAAATTTTAGCTCCAGAAATTCAAACGATAAAAAATAATATGACACGTTTTGTGATTATTAACAAAGAAAATTCGTTTGTTCCGGAAAATGAAATCAACAGAGCTTCAATGAAATTTGAATTAGATCATAAAAGAGGAAGTTTAGCTGCGGTTTTGAATGTAATGAGTGATTGTAAAATGAATTTGACCAAAATTCAATCATTGCCCAAAATTGAAACTCCTTGGAAATATTCCTTTTTTGTGGATGTCACTTTTGAGAATTATGAAGATTTTGCTAAAGCAAAATCCTTGTTAGCCATTATGGCAGAATATTTTAAAATCTTAGGTGAGTATCGAAATACAAAGCCTTTGTTGAAATAA
- a CDS encoding M20/M25/M40 family metallo-hydrolase, with protein MVGVLPGKSKADEYVVFSAHYDHLGLVESGEDKVYNGANDDASGTTAVIALAKYFKENKLNERTIVFVVFTAEEVGGYGSKEFSKSIDASKVVAMFNIEMIGTESKWGKNSAYITGFDKSSFGTILQQNLAQSNFKFYPDPYPAENLFYRSDNATLAALGVPAHTISTSKMDIEPNYHKLSDEVSTLDLDNMSEIIKAIAISSNSIINGVSTPTRVKR; from the coding sequence GTGGTAGGAGTACTTCCTGGAAAAAGTAAGGCCGATGAGTATGTGGTATTTTCAGCTCATTATGATCATTTAGGTTTGGTTGAAAGTGGAGAAGATAAGGTATACAATGGAGCTAATGATGATGCTTCCGGAACAACGGCTGTAATTGCATTAGCAAAGTATTTTAAGGAAAATAAATTAAATGAAAGAACGATTGTTTTTGTTGTATTTACTGCTGAAGAAGTGGGTGGATATGGTTCGAAAGAATTTTCAAAAAGTATCGATGCTAGTAAGGTAGTGGCAATGTTTAATATTGAAATGATTGGAACTGAAAGTAAGTGGGGTAAAAATTCGGCTTATATAACCGGTTTTGATAAATCTAGTTTTGGAACAATTTTGCAACAAAACTTAGCACAATCTAATTTTAAGTTCTATCCAGACCCATATCCAGCTGAAAATTTATTTTATCGTTCGGATAATGCAACTCTGGCGGCTCTAGGGGTTCCAGCGCATACCATTTCTACTTCAAAAATGGATATCGAACCTAATTATCATAAGTTGTCTGATGAGGTAAGTACGCTAGATTTGGATAATATGTCAGAAATTATCAAAGCAATTGCTATAAGTTCAAATAGCATTATTAATGGTGTTAGTACTCCTACGAGAGTAAAAAGATAA
- the gldA gene encoding gliding motility-associated ABC transporter ATP-binding subunit GldA, which translates to MSIEVKNISKSYGTQKALDNISFSIQKGEIVGFLGPNGAGKSTLMKILTTYLTPDEGTAMVNENDILSNPKEVQLSIGYLPEHNPLYLDLYVREYLGFNADVYKVAKSRIDEVIELTGLNTESHKKIGGLSKGYRQRVGLANALLHNPDVLILDEPTTGLDPNQLLEIRNVIRDAGKDKTVFLSTHIMQEVEAICDRVIIINKGQIVTDKKLNTLITADKEQIIEVEFDYQIEAQAIAKIPHLKSYVNTHDFSWELTFVADKDMRPAVFDFAHDNGLKTLQLNQKNKNLEAVFREITK; encoded by the coding sequence ATGTCAATAGAAGTAAAAAATATTTCGAAAAGTTATGGCACTCAAAAAGCCTTAGATAATATTTCATTTTCAATTCAAAAAGGAGAAATAGTGGGGTTTCTAGGACCTAATGGAGCTGGAAAATCGACCTTAATGAAAATATTGACCACTTATTTGACTCCAGACGAAGGCACTGCAATGGTAAATGAAAACGATATTCTTAGCAATCCAAAAGAAGTTCAACTTTCCATAGGTTATTTGCCAGAACACAACCCTTTGTATCTGGATTTATACGTTAGAGAATATCTTGGTTTTAATGCCGATGTTTACAAAGTAGCCAAATCTAGAATTGATGAAGTCATTGAATTGACTGGCTTAAACACAGAAAGTCACAAAAAAATAGGCGGACTCTCTAAAGGATATCGCCAGCGTGTAGGCTTAGCCAATGCTTTACTACACAATCCTGATGTTTTAATTTTAGACGAACCAACAACTGGATTAGATCCTAATCAATTATTAGAAATTAGAAATGTGATTAGAGATGCTGGCAAAGACAAAACGGTTTTTCTTTCTACTCACATCATGCAAGAAGTAGAAGCTATTTGCGACCGCGTAATAATCATTAACAAAGGACAAATTGTAACAGACAAAAAACTAAACACCTTGATTACTGCCGATAAAGAACAGATTATTGAAGTGGAATTTGATTACCAAATCGAAGCGCAGGCAATTGCCAAAATACCTCATCTAAAATCCTATGTAAACACTCATGATTTTTCTTGGGAACTCACTTTTGTTGCCGATAAAGATATGCGCCCAGCTGTTTTTGACTTTGCCCATGACAACGGATTAAAAACGTTGCAACTCAATCAGAAAAATAAAAATCTTGAAGCGGTATTTAGAGAAATTACAAAATAA
- the metF gene encoding methylenetetrahydrofolate reductase [NAD(P)H]: protein MKVTEHLEAAKGKALFSFEIVPPQKGSNIKDLYANIDPLMEFKPPFIDVTTSREEYVYIEKDGLFDRRITRMRPGTVGICASIQHKYGVDAIPHVLCGGFTKEETEYLLVDCHYLGIDNLVALRGDPIKGEKYFEPTVGGNAYAVDLVRQIKAMNNGKFLHGELPLENAPDFCVGVAGYPEKHIEAPSLEADLKRLKEKVDAGADYIVTQMFFDNQRYFKFVEAARAIGINVPIIPGIKPVSVKRHLQLLPQVFWLDMPQDLISAIEQAKDNAAVRQIGIDFAVQQSKELIDFGAPCVHYYSMGKSDNIQQIAKQVF, encoded by the coding sequence ATGAAAGTAACAGAACATTTAGAAGCAGCCAAAGGAAAAGCGTTGTTTTCCTTCGAAATTGTACCACCTCAAAAAGGAAGTAATATCAAAGACTTATATGCCAATATAGATCCGTTAATGGAATTTAAGCCACCATTTATTGATGTAACTACTTCCAGAGAAGAATACGTTTATATTGAAAAAGACGGGCTTTTTGATCGTCGCATTACTCGTATGCGTCCGGGGACAGTTGGTATATGTGCTTCTATCCAACATAAATATGGTGTAGATGCTATACCTCACGTTTTGTGTGGTGGTTTCACTAAAGAAGAAACCGAATATTTATTGGTTGATTGTCACTATTTAGGAATTGATAATTTAGTGGCGCTGCGTGGTGACCCGATAAAAGGGGAGAAATATTTTGAACCAACAGTAGGAGGAAATGCTTATGCTGTAGATTTGGTTAGACAAATCAAGGCGATGAATAATGGTAAGTTTTTACACGGAGAATTGCCTCTTGAAAACGCACCTGATTTTTGCGTAGGGGTTGCTGGGTATCCAGAAAAACATATCGAAGCACCTAGCTTAGAGGCTGATTTGAAACGTCTAAAAGAAAAGGTAGACGCTGGTGCCGATTATATTGTCACTCAGATGTTTTTTGATAACCAACGTTATTTCAAATTTGTTGAAGCTGCCCGCGCTATTGGTATCAATGTACCTATTATTCCGGGTATTAAGCCGGTATCGGTAAAACGTCATTTGCAATTATTGCCTCAGGTTTTCTGGTTGGATATGCCGCAAGACTTGATTTCTGCTATTGAGCAGGCAAAAGATAATGCGGCTGTTCGTCAGATAGGAATTGATTTTGCAGTACAACAATCAAAAGAATTGATTGACTTTGGTGCTCCTTGCGTACATTATTATTCAATGGGTAAATCAGATAATATTCAGCAGATAGCAAAACAAGTTTTTTAG
- the metH gene encoding methionine synthase, with translation MAAEEARRNLVLSGLEPLIITPKSVFVNVGERTNVTGSRKFLRLIKEEKYDEALDIARQQVEGGAQIIDINMDEGMLDGEYAMVKFLNLIAAEPDIARVPIMIDSSKWHIIEAGLKVVQGKCVVNSISLKEGEEAFIHHAQLIKRYGAAVIVMAFDEVGQADNYERRIEICQRSYDILVNKVNFPPQDIIFDLNIFPVATGMEEHRLNALDFFRGTKWVRENLPHAHISGGVSNVSFSFRGNDVVREAMHSVFLYHAIKAGMTMGIVNPEMLTIYDDIPKDLLEHVEDVILDRRDDATERLLDFAESVKGTGSKNTEAEVQEWRSGSVQDRITHSLVKGIDAFIEQDVEEARLAATKPIEVIEINLMAGMNVVGDLFGSGKMFLPQVVKSARVMKKAVAYLLPFIEASKQVGDKEGNGKILMATVKGDVHDIGKNIVSVVLACNNYEIIDLGVMVPPEKIIAAALEHEVDIIGLSGLITPSLDEMVFLAKELDKRNMKIPVMIGGATTSRAHTAVKIAPQYKATVVHVNDASRAVTVAGNLLDDNKESYTVAIREEYDNLREQFLNRSRDKNFLSIEDARKNKLQLDWEQYSPVKPKQIGVQTIEIDLDVLVPYIDWIPFFQTWELHGKYPAILTDEVVGEQASAVFKDAQAMLEVILKEKKLQAKGVYGLFPANQVNDDDIQLYDENGKELEKFLTLRQQSQKTKGAPNIALADFIAPKDNGVTDYMGAFCVTTGFGVDEWADEYRDKLDDYNSIMVKALADRFAEAFAEYLHEKVRKDFWGYDAEESLTNEELIKESYKGIRPAPGYPACPDHLEKPTIWKLLNVEEKIGVTLTESMAMWPASSVSGYYFGNPQSKYFGLGKIKEDQVVDYAKRRSISTDKATKWLSPNIAD, from the coding sequence ATGGCAGCAGAAGAAGCAAGAAGAAATTTAGTTTTATCGGGATTAGAACCGTTGATTATTACGCCGAAAAGTGTTTTTGTAAACGTGGGTGAGCGTACTAACGTAACGGGTTCGCGTAAATTTCTTCGATTAATCAAAGAAGAAAAATACGATGAAGCATTGGATATCGCCAGACAGCAGGTAGAAGGTGGAGCACAAATTATCGATATCAATATGGATGAGGGAATGCTTGACGGTGAATATGCAATGGTAAAATTCCTAAACCTTATTGCTGCCGAACCAGATATTGCCCGTGTGCCTATCATGATCGATAGTTCGAAATGGCATATCATCGAAGCCGGATTGAAAGTGGTACAGGGGAAATGTGTGGTAAACTCGATTTCGTTGAAAGAAGGAGAAGAAGCTTTCATTCATCATGCCCAATTAATCAAGCGTTACGGAGCTGCGGTAATTGTGATGGCTTTTGACGAAGTAGGTCAGGCTGATAATTACGAGCGTCGTATTGAAATTTGTCAACGTTCATATGATATCTTGGTGAATAAAGTAAACTTTCCACCGCAGGATATTATTTTCGATTTGAATATATTCCCTGTTGCAACCGGAATGGAAGAGCACCGATTGAATGCCTTGGATTTCTTTAGAGGAACCAAATGGGTTCGCGAGAATTTACCACACGCACACATTAGTGGTGGGGTGAGTAACGTTTCGTTCTCGTTCAGAGGAAACGATGTGGTTCGTGAAGCGATGCACTCGGTTTTCTTATACCATGCTATCAAAGCGGGTATGACAATGGGAATTGTCAATCCTGAAATGTTGACCATTTATGATGACATTCCAAAAGATTTATTAGAGCACGTTGAAGATGTAATTCTAGACAGAAGAGACGATGCAACGGAACGTTTATTGGATTTTGCGGAAAGCGTAAAAGGGACTGGTTCTAAAAATACCGAAGCGGAAGTGCAGGAATGGCGTTCAGGATCGGTTCAGGATAGAATTACACACTCTTTGGTAAAAGGAATTGACGCTTTTATTGAGCAAGATGTGGAGGAAGCTCGTTTGGCAGCAACAAAACCGATTGAAGTAATCGAAATCAATTTAATGGCAGGGATGAATGTCGTTGGGGATTTGTTTGGTTCAGGGAAAATGTTCTTGCCACAGGTAGTAAAATCGGCTCGTGTAATGAAAAAAGCGGTGGCTTATTTATTACCATTTATAGAAGCTTCGAAACAAGTAGGAGATAAAGAAGGGAATGGAAAAATATTGATGGCAACCGTAAAAGGGGATGTGCATGATATTGGTAAAAATATTGTTTCGGTGGTATTGGCATGTAATAATTATGAAATCATCGACCTTGGGGTGATGGTTCCTCCAGAAAAAATTATTGCAGCTGCTTTAGAGCATGAGGTAGATATCATCGGTTTAAGTGGTTTGATTACACCTTCTCTGGATGAAATGGTTTTCTTAGCGAAAGAATTAGACAAACGCAATATGAAAATCCCAGTTATGATTGGTGGAGCAACTACTTCGCGTGCGCATACAGCCGTGAAAATTGCACCTCAGTACAAGGCAACGGTAGTTCATGTAAACGATGCTTCTAGAGCGGTAACAGTAGCAGGAAATTTATTAGACGATAATAAAGAATCCTACACGGTTGCAATTCGCGAAGAATATGATAATTTAAGGGAGCAGTTCTTAAATCGTTCGAGAGATAAAAATTTCTTAAGTATTGAAGATGCCCGTAAAAATAAATTACAATTGGATTGGGAGCAATATTCACCAGTAAAACCAAAGCAGATTGGGGTACAAACTATTGAAATAGATTTGGATGTTTTAGTTCCTTATATCGATTGGATACCATTTTTTCAAACATGGGAATTACATGGTAAATATCCAGCAATCCTAACCGATGAAGTGGTTGGGGAACAGGCTTCGGCAGTGTTTAAAGATGCTCAGGCAATGTTAGAAGTAATTTTGAAAGAAAAGAAATTACAAGCTAAAGGGGTTTACGGATTATTTCCTGCAAATCAGGTGAATGATGATGATATCCAATTGTACGACGAAAATGGAAAAGAATTGGAAAAATTTTTAACCTTACGTCAGCAATCACAAAAAACAAAAGGAGCTCCAAATATTGCCTTGGCCGATTTTATTGCGCCAAAAGATAACGGAGTAACCGATTATATGGGAGCTTTCTGTGTGACTACCGGTTTTGGAGTTGATGAATGGGCTGATGAATATCGTGATAAATTAGACGATTATAATTCGATTATGGTGAAAGCCTTAGCCGATCGTTTTGCAGAAGCTTTCGCTGAATATTTACACGAAAAAGTGCGTAAAGACTTCTGGGGGTATGATGCCGAAGAATCTTTGACGAATGAAGAATTAATCAAAGAAAGTTATAAGGGAATCCGTCCTGCTCCAGGTTATCCGGCTTGTCCAGACCATTTAGAAAAACCTACCATTTGGAAATTGTTAAATGTAGAAGAGAAAATTGGTGTGACTTTGACAGAAAGTATGGCTATGTGGCCTGCTTCATCTGTTTCGGGATATTATTTTGGAAATCCTCAAAGTAAGTATTTCGGTCTTGGAAAAATAAAAGAAGATCAGGTTGTGGATTACGCAAAAAGAAGAAGTATTTCAACTGACAAAGCCACAAAATGGTTGAGTCCTAATATTGCAGATTAA
- a CDS encoding homocysteine S-methyltransferase family protein: MPSIQEEIKKRILVLDGAMGTMLQRYNFSEEDFRGERFKDFPHSLKGNNDLLSLTQPKAIAEVHAAYFEAGADIVETNTFSGTTIGMADYHMEDLVYELNYESAKIARQVADEFTVKNPEKPRFVAGSIGPTNRTASMSPDVNDPGYRAVTFDDLRIAYKQQVEALMDGGCDLLLVETIFDTLNAKAALFAIEEVKEERGIDIPIMVSGTITDASGRTLSGQTVEAFLISVSHIPLLSVGFNCALGADLLKPYLQTLSSHTSFNVSAHPNAGLPNAFGEYDETPAEMQAQIKSYLDDNLINIIGGCCGTTPDHIRLIAEIAKDYKPRVSTASL, encoded by the coding sequence ATGCCAAGCATTCAAGAAGAAATCAAAAAAAGAATACTCGTTCTCGATGGAGCTATGGGAACCATGTTGCAACGCTACAATTTTTCGGAAGAAGATTTTCGAGGCGAACGCTTCAAGGATTTTCCACATTCTCTAAAAGGAAATAACGATTTGTTGTCACTTACCCAGCCTAAAGCCATTGCCGAAGTGCATGCCGCTTATTTTGAGGCAGGAGCCGATATTGTGGAAACCAATACGTTCTCAGGAACAACCATCGGTATGGCCGATTATCACATGGAAGACTTGGTGTATGAGTTAAACTACGAGTCGGCTAAAATTGCCCGTCAGGTAGCTGATGAGTTTACGGTTAAGAATCCGGAGAAACCTCGTTTTGTTGCGGGTTCAATCGGGCCAACAAACCGTACAGCATCGATGTCACCGGATGTGAATGATCCGGGATACAGAGCGGTAACTTTTGATGATTTGCGCATTGCTTACAAACAACAGGTTGAAGCTTTGATGGATGGTGGATGCGATTTGTTGTTGGTAGAAACAATTTTCGATACTTTGAATGCTAAAGCAGCACTTTTTGCTATCGAAGAAGTAAAAGAAGAAAGAGGAATTGATATTCCAATCATGGTTTCAGGAACCATTACCGATGCTTCGGGAAGAACACTTTCCGGACAAACGGTAGAAGCTTTCTTGATTTCGGTTTCGCATATTCCATTGTTGAGCGTTGGATTCAATTGTGCTTTAGGAGCCGATTTATTGAAACCGTATTTGCAAACCTTGTCTTCGCATACTTCATTCAATGTGTCGGCGCATCCTAATGCAGGATTGCCAAATGCCTTTGGAGAATATGACGAAACACCAGCAGAAATGCAGGCACAAATCAAGAGTTATCTGGATGATAATTTAATCAATATCATTGGAGGTTGTTGTGGTACAACTCCAGACCATATCCGATTAATTGCGGAAATCGCTAAGGATTATAAACCAAGAGTTTCAACGGCTAGTTTGTAG